In Paenibacillus durus, the DNA window CCTACAACAGCTCTACTTTTCACTTTGCACTTTTTTTCACACCTTAAATATATTCAAATCTCTGTCTTGACATCTTGTAGCACCATAGGTAGTTGGTATCTATGTTAAAAATAACAAACTATTTTTTTTCTACAATGGACAATCATTTGAGGCACCCATAAGCGACCTGAATTGTACAAATAATTATGTTTCCAAATTAAAAAGATGTTTTAGTGTAACAATAGGGGGGCAAGATATCTGTAATATAATTTATGAGCCTTTTATCGACCCTGGAATGATTTATTACGATGCAGACCCTGAAGAGTTTGATGCTTTGTTATATATAAGTGAGTTATTAAAGAGTGAGGATTCTATTAAGAAATTTATGAAGGGGATGGAAATAATTAAAGAGCAGTATAGAGCTTAATGTTTTAGATACAGAAATTTGAGCGTATAGCAGTCTTTATAGATAAGTGAAACTAGTTTGTAAATATATGGGTTTAAAATAACTTATAGAGAATGGAATGAAAGAGGAGAATTAATAAAAGAAAAATTGGAGCCAACCCAATTTGAGAAAGATACCATAAAAAATGGGCGGATCAAGATGGAAAGTAAAATTACGGAAGTTTTTGATGGAATTCAATCCGACTTATCTCATAAAATTAGATTAAAGAATAGCTTTGCTAGAGAAGATATACGCCTAATAGCAGGAGTCGATTTAGCTTATTGGGAGGAAGGAGAGGCCACAGTCGCATGTTGCTGTATTTGCGTCCTAGATTTTTCAACAAAAAAAATAATCGAAATAAAATCTTTAATAGACGAAGTTAATGTGGCGTATATGCCAGGATATTTATCATTTAGAGAACTACCCTTAATTATGCAAACTTTTAAAAAATTAAGTAATGATCCTGATCTTGTGATGTTTGATGGTAATGGTTATTTACATCCCAGAAATATGGGTATTGCAACACATGCTTCATTTCATTTAAATAAATCAACAATAGGAATCGCCAAAAGCTATTTAAAAATC includes these proteins:
- a CDS encoding endonuclease V, producing the protein MESKITEVFDGIQSDLSHKIRLKNSFAREDIRLIAGVDLAYWEEGEATVACCCICVLDFSTKKIIEIKSLIDEVNVAYMPGYLSFRELPLIMQTFKKLSNDPDLVMFDGNGYLHPRNMGIATHASFHLNKSTIGIAKSYLKINSVDFIMPSNNVGAFTDIVINRIVYGRALRTHKNVKPIFVSCGNWIDIDTATEITLELINNESRLPIPVRQADLETKKIKRRKSLLF